The Helianthus annuus cultivar XRQ/B chromosome 16, HanXRQr2.0-SUNRISE, whole genome shotgun sequence genome includes a window with the following:
- the LOC110919810 gene encoding LOW QUALITY PROTEIN: transcription factor GTE7 (The sequence of the model RefSeq protein was modified relative to this genomic sequence to represent the inferred CDS: substituted 1 base at 1 genomic stop codon): MPERYKKPKFSDPIAPVLNKQNHSTASKPIIPPIKPSSTATRETVPKLPKPRAKDPNKRDINMEEKQKLGLGLQSMPPEKMPQLLQIIRMRNDXLAQEGDEIELDIEALDTEMLWELDRFVTNWKKLVSKTKRQALLVNSATVDIDDVSFSIVGKLEDLLVKNKKEAGEEDVDIGDEMLESSFPHVEIEKDDGGGQGQAAGHGNENASSSPNG, translated from the exons ATGCCTGAGAGATACAAGAAGCCGAAATTTAGTGACCCGATTGCTCCTGTTTTAAACAAGCAAAATCACTCGACTGCATCTAAACCGATCATACCACCT ATCAAACCGTCATCAACAGCGACACGAGAAACTGTGCCGAAGCTGCCCAAGCCCAGAGCCAAGGATCCGAACAAGAGGGACATAAACATGGAAGAGAAACAGAAATTGGGGTTAGGGCTGCAAAGTATGCCACCAGAGAAGATGCCACAGTTGTTGCAGATCATACGTATGAGGAACGATTAGTTGGCGCAAGAGGGTGATGAAATAGAGCTTGACATAGAGGCTTTGGACACAGAAATGCTCTGGGAGCTCGATCGGTTTGTCACCAACTGGAAGAAACTAGTGAGCAAGACGAAAAGGCAAGCACTTTTAGTAAACAGCGCAACGGTCGACATTGATGATGTAAGCTTTTCAATTGTTGGAAAACTGGAAGACTTGCTTGTT AAAAACAAGAAGGAAGCAGGGGAAGAAGATGTCGATATTGGCGATGAGATGCTGGAGAGCAGCTTCCCACATGTGGAGATTGAgaaagatgatggtggtggacaGGGTCAAGCTGCAGGTCATGGAAATGAGAATGCAAGCAGC